From the genome of Azospirillum fermentarium:
CGATGCGCTGATCGATTCCGTGCTGGAAAGCTGCAACGGCTTCATCCGCGTCCTGATCGGCCGCGGCGCCCTGACCATCGGGTCGCGCGCCGAGTTCAACAAGGCCAAGAACCCGGCGGTCGAGCTGGCGGCGGGGCACCTGACCTTCGACCTGATCATGTGCCCGCCGCCGCCGGCGGAGCGGATCACGTTCGAAAGCTTCATCGACATCACTCTGCTGTCGAACCTGGGGGGCTGATGCCATGTCGGTTCAAGTGAACAAGGTCTACAACGCCAACGTCTACCTCGACGGCACGCTCAACCTGATCGGGCGCGCCAGCGAAGTGGCCCTGCCGGATCTGGCCCTCAATCTGGAAGGCCACAAGGCTCTGGGTATGTTCGGCGAAATTCAGATCCCCACCCGTCTGAACGCCATGAAATGCACGATCAAGTGGACCGGCTTCTACGCCGAACACCTGCGTGCCGGGGCCAACCCGTTCAAGGCGCACAACCTCCAGGTCCGCAGCTCGCTGGAAACCTGGACGGCTCAGGGCCGCACCCGCGAGGTGCCGGTGGTCTGGCACATGACGGCGTCGTGGAACACCGTCAAGCTCGGCACCCTCAAGGCGGGCGACGTGGCCGACTTCGGCGGCGACGAACTGCGCGTCACCCAGGTCAAGGTTCTGCACGACGGCGCCACCGTCTGCGAAATCGACGTTTTCAACAACATCTGGAACGTGAACGGCGAGGACATCCTGGCCCGCTCGCGCGCCAACATGGGGATCTGATCCATGTCCATCACCACCGAAGCGAAGACCGTCGTTCTTGCCGACGGCAAGAAGGCCAGCATCCGCCGGGGCAAGGGCCGCGACCTTCTTCAGGCCGCCCGCATGGCCGGCGGCGCCCAGGACACCATCCGTCTGGCGTTCGGCATCATCGCCGTTCTGACCCTGATCGACGGCCTGCCCATCACCCTCGAAGACGTCGAGGACATGGGCATGGGCGATGTTCAGACGCTGATGGCAGCGACCATGGGAAACGACAGCTCCTCTGCGAGCAGCACTTTGTCCAGCTCCGGCTCGACGGAGGATTCTCCCACGGCGAGTTGATGGCGATGGACTGGGACGATCTGATCCGGGAGGTGGGGGCGCTGGCGGAATACGCCAGACGCCAGCGGGCGGCGCAAGAGGCCCGCTACCCATCCGGCGGATAGGGCTCGGTCATCCCATCGGCGGCCCCCGGCTGAGCTGGACAGCCGGGGGCCGCATCTGGGCCGGTGTCGTCGGTGAAGCCGGCGCTGCACCGACGTTTTCGGCAAAACGCCATCTTCCCACCGGGGAAGCGGCAAGCCTCTGCGGACCTGGAAAGCATGGCCGACCTTATCCCGTTCACCTCAAATCTTCCAATCGTCCCGAATAACAATCTCCCAATTGTCCCGAAAGATATAGTGCCGCCCAAGCCCGGCATCATCGATGTGGAATTCAAGGTTATCGACGAGGTGACCGCACCGCTTCGGGCGGCGACCAATGGTCTTCGCGAGCTGGACAATGTTGCGAAAACGATGTCGGTCGCGCAGCGGTTCCAATCCATCGGGCAAGAGGCCATGAAGGCGGCAGCCGCCGTCAACAGCGCCGCCGGCTCGATGCGGTCGGCGATGATCGATATGGTGAAGCCGGCCCAGGATTTTGAAAAATCCATGTCCCACCTTTCCGCCGTTGCCGGCGCCGATCCGGCGGGACTGGATGCCATGCGCAAAAAGGCGCTGGAACTGGGCCGTGACGGCCGGGCATCCGCATCACAGGTCTCTGCGGCCATGGCCGAGATGTCCGGATACGGGTTCGACCCCAGTGAGATCGTCGCGGCCACCGATCCCCTGGTCAATTTCGGGCGGGCCGCCGGCATGGGGCTTTCGGAAACCGCCGCTTTGGCGGGGGCTACGCTGCGTCAGTTCGGCCTGAACGCCAGCGACACCGCCCGTGTCGCCGACGTACTGACAGCCGCTTCGAAAAATTCGTCGATGTCGGTGAGCGCCCTGGGGGACGCGCTGAAGGCCGCCGGTCCGGCGGCCAGCGCTGCCGGGCTGTCGCTCGAACAGACGAGCGCCATGATCGCGTTTCTGGGAAAGAGCGGTGTTGCCGCATCCGAAACCGGGACGGTCCTGATCGGCATGATCAACCGGCTCACAGCGCTGCCCAAGGCGGCGCGGGAGGAGCTGGAAACGCTGCAGGTGCAGACCAACGACCCTGCTACCGGCAAGCT
Proteins encoded in this window:
- a CDS encoding phage major tail tube protein, encoding MSVQVNKVYNANVYLDGTLNLIGRASEVALPDLALNLEGHKALGMFGEIQIPTRLNAMKCTIKWTGFYAEHLRAGANPFKAHNLQVRSSLETWTAQGRTREVPVVWHMTASWNTVKLGTLKAGDVADFGGDELRVTQVKVLHDGATVCEIDVFNNIWNVNGEDILARSRANMGI